In Ostrea edulis chromosome 4, xbOstEdul1.1, whole genome shotgun sequence, a single window of DNA contains:
- the LOC125668553 gene encoding prostaglandin E2 receptor EP4 subtype-like isoform X2 translates to MRNMTVYRILCEEKENESAVPVYIQMTFGALGNILALILLWVGRHEHKWRSFYILFMGLVITDLLNNCVCYSLILRRYISNFTWCLPEQLCDLLSFLETFSHLTSGMIIGAMAIDRYAYVTGRRHRTGFESRRMTYLIVLSVILFFALVISGLQLVGLGNSQLYYPGSWCFLDFTDKSLDNKINALIYSFVGIITILVTLIIGIKTTVLTCRNSEYQALLLDNHLVSGVYDNHVIKFLFISIFTFVFLWGPLLIDIFLHVINITTSNNKKELWLIRLMYLNTQINPWLYVILRKESVRRFFLLVLGCRRQFCCTKKEE, encoded by the exons ATGAGGAATATGACGGTCTATCGTATTTTGTGCGAAGAGAAAGAAAATGAGAGTGCAGTTCCTGTATACATTCAAATGACATTCGGTGCACTGGGAAATATTCTGGCGCTGATTCTACTCTGGGTGGGTCGACATGAACATAAATGGCGGTCGTTCTACATACTTTTCATGGGCTTGGTGATTACTGACTTGCTAAACAATTGCGTGTGCTATTCTTTAATTCTACGAAGATACATTTCAAACTTTACGTGGTGTTTACCAGAACAACTATGCGATTTACTTTCCTTCTTGGAAACGTTCTCCCATTTGACATCCGGAATGATAATCGGAGCAATGGCTATTGACAGATATGCCTACGTAACAGGAAGGCGACATCGAACTGGCTTCGAGAGTCGAAGAATGACATACCTTATTGTGTTGAGTGTCATCCTATTCTTTGCATTAGTAATATCAGGTCTACAGCTTGTGGGACTAGGGAACAGTCAACTGTACTATCCTGGATCTTGGTGTTTTCTAGACTTTACCGACAAATCATTAGACAATAAAATCAACGCCCTGATATATTCCTTCGTTGGTATTATCACCATCCTTGTAACCCTCATCATCGGTATAAAAACCACCGTACTGACTTGTAGAAATTCTGAGTATCAAGCACTACTACTCGATAACCACCTGGTGTCAGGGGTATATGACAACCATGTGATCAAGTTTCTGTTCATTTCGATATTTACATTTGTGTTCCTTTGGGGACCCCTCCTG ATCGACATTTTCCTACATGTTATAAATATAACAACAAGCAACAACAAGAAAGAGCTGTGGCTTATTCGTTTGATGTACCTGAACACTCAAATCAACCCCTGGCTCTACGTCATACTGCGCAAAGAGAGTGTGCGCAGATTTTTTCTTCTGGTTTTGGGATGTAGGCGGCAATTCTGTTGCACCAAGAAGGAAGAG TGA
- the LOC125668553 gene encoding prostaglandin E2 receptor EP4 subtype-like isoform X1, whose product MRNMTVYRILCEEKENESAVPVYIQMTFGALGNILALILLWVGRHEHKWRSFYILFMGLVITDLLNNCVCYSLILRRYISNFTWCLPEQLCDLLSFLETFSHLTSGMIIGAMAIDRYAYVTGRRHRTGFESRRMTYLIVLSVILFFALVISGLQLVGLGNSQLYYPGSWCFLDFTDKSLDNKINALIYSFVGIITILVTLIIGIKTTVLTCRNSEYQALLLDNHLVSGVYDNHVIKFLFISIFTFVFLWGPLLIDIFLHVINITTSNNKKELWLIRLMYLNTQINPWLYVILRKESVRRFFLLVLGCRRQFCCTKKEENTGRVFTPSSPAILAIIRYRASFCAIGIIPSRLFGLQPTACKITRIIKDS is encoded by the exons ATGAGGAATATGACGGTCTATCGTATTTTGTGCGAAGAGAAAGAAAATGAGAGTGCAGTTCCTGTATACATTCAAATGACATTCGGTGCACTGGGAAATATTCTGGCGCTGATTCTACTCTGGGTGGGTCGACATGAACATAAATGGCGGTCGTTCTACATACTTTTCATGGGCTTGGTGATTACTGACTTGCTAAACAATTGCGTGTGCTATTCTTTAATTCTACGAAGATACATTTCAAACTTTACGTGGTGTTTACCAGAACAACTATGCGATTTACTTTCCTTCTTGGAAACGTTCTCCCATTTGACATCCGGAATGATAATCGGAGCAATGGCTATTGACAGATATGCCTACGTAACAGGAAGGCGACATCGAACTGGCTTCGAGAGTCGAAGAATGACATACCTTATTGTGTTGAGTGTCATCCTATTCTTTGCATTAGTAATATCAGGTCTACAGCTTGTGGGACTAGGGAACAGTCAACTGTACTATCCTGGATCTTGGTGTTTTCTAGACTTTACCGACAAATCATTAGACAATAAAATCAACGCCCTGATATATTCCTTCGTTGGTATTATCACCATCCTTGTAACCCTCATCATCGGTATAAAAACCACCGTACTGACTTGTAGAAATTCTGAGTATCAAGCACTACTACTCGATAACCACCTGGTGTCAGGGGTATATGACAACCATGTGATCAAGTTTCTGTTCATTTCGATATTTACATTTGTGTTCCTTTGGGGACCCCTCCTG ATCGACATTTTCCTACATGTTATAAATATAACAACAAGCAACAACAAGAAAGAGCTGTGGCTTATTCGTTTGATGTACCTGAACACTCAAATCAACCCCTGGCTCTACGTCATACTGCGCAAAGAGAGTGTGCGCAGATTTTTTCTTCTGGTTTTGGGATGTAGGCGGCAATTCTGTTGCACCAAGAAGGAAGAG AATACAGGAAGAGTATTTACTCCCTCAAGTCCAGCAATCCTTGCTATCATCAGATACAGGGCCAGCTTTTGTGCAATAGGAATTATTCCGTCTCGATTGTTTGGACTACAGCCGACTGCATGCAAAATTACCCGGATCATCAAGGACTCTTAG
- the LOC125668553 gene encoding prostaglandin E2 receptor EP4 subtype-like isoform X3 produces the protein MRNMTVYRILCEEKENESAVPVYIQMTFGALGNILALILLWVGRHEHKWRSFYILFMGLVITDLLNNCVCYSLILRRYISNFTWCLPEQLCDLLSFLETFSHLTSGMIIGAMAIDRYAYVTGRRHRTGFESRRMTYLIVLSVILFFALVISGLQLVGLGNSQLYYPGSWCFLDFTDKSLDNKINALIYSFVGIITILVTLIIGIKTTVLTCRNSEYQALLLDNHLVSGVYDNHVIKFLFISIFTFVFLWGPLLIDIFLHVINITTSNNKKELWLIRLMYLNTQINPWLYVILRKESVRRFFLLVLGCRRQFCCTKKEELFWPSGSFTQGWFVASLVEIGPVVLEKKSKM, from the exons ATGAGGAATATGACGGTCTATCGTATTTTGTGCGAAGAGAAAGAAAATGAGAGTGCAGTTCCTGTATACATTCAAATGACATTCGGTGCACTGGGAAATATTCTGGCGCTGATTCTACTCTGGGTGGGTCGACATGAACATAAATGGCGGTCGTTCTACATACTTTTCATGGGCTTGGTGATTACTGACTTGCTAAACAATTGCGTGTGCTATTCTTTAATTCTACGAAGATACATTTCAAACTTTACGTGGTGTTTACCAGAACAACTATGCGATTTACTTTCCTTCTTGGAAACGTTCTCCCATTTGACATCCGGAATGATAATCGGAGCAATGGCTATTGACAGATATGCCTACGTAACAGGAAGGCGACATCGAACTGGCTTCGAGAGTCGAAGAATGACATACCTTATTGTGTTGAGTGTCATCCTATTCTTTGCATTAGTAATATCAGGTCTACAGCTTGTGGGACTAGGGAACAGTCAACTGTACTATCCTGGATCTTGGTGTTTTCTAGACTTTACCGACAAATCATTAGACAATAAAATCAACGCCCTGATATATTCCTTCGTTGGTATTATCACCATCCTTGTAACCCTCATCATCGGTATAAAAACCACCGTACTGACTTGTAGAAATTCTGAGTATCAAGCACTACTACTCGATAACCACCTGGTGTCAGGGGTATATGACAACCATGTGATCAAGTTTCTGTTCATTTCGATATTTACATTTGTGTTCCTTTGGGGACCCCTCCTG ATCGACATTTTCCTACATGTTATAAATATAACAACAAGCAACAACAAGAAAGAGCTGTGGCTTATTCGTTTGATGTACCTGAACACTCAAATCAACCCCTGGCTCTACGTCATACTGCGCAAAGAGAGTGTGCGCAGATTTTTTCTTCTGGTTTTGGGATGTAGGCGGCAATTCTGTTGCACCAAGAAGGAAGAG